In a single window of the Dryobates pubescens isolate bDryPub1 chromosome Z, bDryPub1.pri, whole genome shotgun sequence genome:
- the PCGF3 gene encoding polycomb group RING finger protein 3 isoform X1, with amino-acid sequence MSFLQTPKMLTRKIKLWDINAHITCRLCNGYLIDATTVTECLHTFCRSCLVKYLEENNTCPTCRIVIHQSHPLQYIGHDRTMQDIVYKLVPGLQEAEMKKQREFYHKLGMEVPGDIKGETCSTKQHLDSHRNGETKPDESSNKETSEEKQEEDNDYHRSDEQVSICLECNSSKLRGLKRKWIRCSAQATVLHLKKFIAKKLNLSSFNELDILCNEEILGKDHTLKFVVVTRWRFKKAPLLLHYRPKMDLL; translated from the exons ATGTCTTTTCTGCAGACACCAAAGATGCTAACAAGAAAGATTAAGCTTTGGGACATTAATGCCCATATAACCTGTCGTCTGTGCAATGGATACCTGATTGATGCTACTACTGTAACAGAATGCTTACATACTT TCTGTAGAAGCTGCCTAGTGAAATATTTGGAGGAAAACAACACCTGCCCAACCTGTAGAATTGTTATACATCAGAGTCACCCATTACAGTACATAGG tcATGACAGAACAATGCAAGACATTGTGTACAAACTTGTGCCAGGCCTCCAAGAAG CggaaatgaaaaagcaaaggGAGTTTTATCACAAACTGGGAATGGAAGTTCCAGGGGACATCAAAGGGGAGACATGTTCTACAAAACAGCACCTAGATTCCCATCGAAATG GTGAAACTAAACCAGATGAAAGTTCAAACAAAGAAACTTCAGAGGAAAAACAGGAAGAAGATAATGATTACCACCGAAGTGATGAACAG GTAAGCATCTGCTTGGAATGCAATAGCAGCAAACTGCGTGGATTGAAACGAAAATGGATTCGTTGCTCTGCACAAGCAACAGTCTTGCATCTAAAGAAGTTCATTGCCAAAAAACTAAACCTTTCTTCTTTCAATGAg CTGGACATATTATGCAATGAAGAGATTCTTGGCAAGGACCACACACTCAAGTTTGTAGTTGTTACTAGATGGAGATTTAAG AAAGCGCCTCTACTGCTACATTACAGACCCAAAATGGACTTGCTGTAA
- the PCGF3 gene encoding polycomb group RING finger protein 3 isoform X2, whose translation MLTRKIKLWDINAHITCRLCNGYLIDATTVTECLHTFCRSCLVKYLEENNTCPTCRIVIHQSHPLQYIGHDRTMQDIVYKLVPGLQEAEMKKQREFYHKLGMEVPGDIKGETCSTKQHLDSHRNGETKPDESSNKETSEEKQEEDNDYHRSDEQVSICLECNSSKLRGLKRKWIRCSAQATVLHLKKFIAKKLNLSSFNELDILCNEEILGKDHTLKFVVVTRWRFKKAPLLLHYRPKMDLL comes from the exons ATGCTAACAAGAAAGATTAAGCTTTGGGACATTAATGCCCATATAACCTGTCGTCTGTGCAATGGATACCTGATTGATGCTACTACTGTAACAGAATGCTTACATACTT TCTGTAGAAGCTGCCTAGTGAAATATTTGGAGGAAAACAACACCTGCCCAACCTGTAGAATTGTTATACATCAGAGTCACCCATTACAGTACATAGG tcATGACAGAACAATGCAAGACATTGTGTACAAACTTGTGCCAGGCCTCCAAGAAG CggaaatgaaaaagcaaaggGAGTTTTATCACAAACTGGGAATGGAAGTTCCAGGGGACATCAAAGGGGAGACATGTTCTACAAAACAGCACCTAGATTCCCATCGAAATG GTGAAACTAAACCAGATGAAAGTTCAAACAAAGAAACTTCAGAGGAAAAACAGGAAGAAGATAATGATTACCACCGAAGTGATGAACAG GTAAGCATCTGCTTGGAATGCAATAGCAGCAAACTGCGTGGATTGAAACGAAAATGGATTCGTTGCTCTGCACAAGCAACAGTCTTGCATCTAAAGAAGTTCATTGCCAAAAAACTAAACCTTTCTTCTTTCAATGAg CTGGACATATTATGCAATGAAGAGATTCTTGGCAAGGACCACACACTCAAGTTTGTAGTTGTTACTAGATGGAGATTTAAG AAAGCGCCTCTACTGCTACATTACAGACCCAAAATGGACTTGCTGTAA
- the PCGF3 gene encoding polycomb group RING finger protein 3 isoform X3 has translation MLTRKIKLWDINAHITCRLCNGYLIDATTVTECLHTFCRSCLVKYLEENNTCPTCRIVIHQSHPLQYIGHDRTMQDIVYKLVPGLQEAEMKKQREFYHKLGMEVPGDIKGETCSTKQHLDSHRNGETKPDESSNKETSEEKQEEDNDYHRSDEQLDILCNEEILGKDHTLKFVVVTRWRFKKAPLLLHYRPKMDLL, from the exons ATGCTAACAAGAAAGATTAAGCTTTGGGACATTAATGCCCATATAACCTGTCGTCTGTGCAATGGATACCTGATTGATGCTACTACTGTAACAGAATGCTTACATACTT TCTGTAGAAGCTGCCTAGTGAAATATTTGGAGGAAAACAACACCTGCCCAACCTGTAGAATTGTTATACATCAGAGTCACCCATTACAGTACATAGG tcATGACAGAACAATGCAAGACATTGTGTACAAACTTGTGCCAGGCCTCCAAGAAG CggaaatgaaaaagcaaaggGAGTTTTATCACAAACTGGGAATGGAAGTTCCAGGGGACATCAAAGGGGAGACATGTTCTACAAAACAGCACCTAGATTCCCATCGAAATG GTGAAACTAAACCAGATGAAAGTTCAAACAAAGAAACTTCAGAGGAAAAACAGGAAGAAGATAATGATTACCACCGAAGTGATGAACAG CTGGACATATTATGCAATGAAGAGATTCTTGGCAAGGACCACACACTCAAGTTTGTAGTTGTTACTAGATGGAGATTTAAG AAAGCGCCTCTACTGCTACATTACAGACCCAAAATGGACTTGCTGTAA